A section of the Enterococcus montenegrensis genome encodes:
- a CDS encoding C39 family peptidase produces the protein MMKIKRIFFGVLVLGASLLGISTVYAKMQPVLNQQTVTIQVPLENQNEEKKLGNGCEITALSMLLNYYGYQTTKNKLAEKLTYVPVWVNDTLHGDPQDGFVGNINGGLEAMGVGVEPVAQVAQQVVQSDVAVHASRNLDFAEIESLVKQGTPVWVETTTDFRLPAKGEIKTWQTQHGTINVVTLCHAVVITGISQDWVYVNDPYGHKDRQVEKARFIKTYQIMGSQSLYLA, from the coding sequence ATGATGAAAATCAAACGCATCTTCTTTGGTGTTCTTGTCTTAGGTGCATCTTTATTGGGCATTTCAACAGTCTATGCTAAAATGCAGCCGGTCTTAAACCAACAAACCGTAACAATTCAAGTGCCCCTGGAAAATCAAAATGAAGAAAAAAAGCTCGGAAATGGCTGTGAAATTACGGCACTATCGATGCTGTTAAACTATTATGGCTATCAAACTACAAAAAATAAGTTAGCAGAAAAATTAACTTATGTTCCCGTTTGGGTCAACGACACGCTTCATGGCGATCCACAAGATGGATTTGTTGGGAACATCAATGGAGGATTAGAGGCGATGGGCGTTGGGGTTGAACCGGTGGCCCAAGTAGCACAACAGGTGGTGCAATCTGATGTTGCTGTTCATGCAAGCCGTAATTTGGATTTTGCTGAAATTGAGTCTTTAGTTAAGCAGGGGACACCTGTCTGGGTGGAAACAACAACAGACTTTAGACTGCCAGCTAAAGGTGAAATAAAAACGTGGCAAACGCAACATGGCACAATTAACGTAGTGACATTATGCCATGCCGTCGTGATTACAGGGATTAGCCAAGATTGGGTCTATGTTAATGATCCTTATGGCCACAAAGATCGGCAGGTGGAAAAAGCCCGCTTTATCAAGACCTACCAAATAATGGGAAGTCAGTCGCTGTATTTAGCGTAA
- a CDS encoding sigma-70 family RNA polymerase sigma factor, with amino-acid sequence MMRTDFNPQVVLRHMEVFEKLFFDYRPVIYKVMGRYYLRDFDYDDWLQEGRISFFYSLSCYETCRGVSFGTFFRNNFENKIKSELRKQGAYKRKGMVEAISLEEKIAKEGADFLVAHNQSVVFAEEQLLLEEKLRVAFCLLSRLEADVLQAYLKGEQVEYYAYQRAMSQQKIGCALERARRKIRKEMKMSS; translated from the coding sequence ATGATGAGAACAGATTTTAACCCCCAAGTAGTTTTGAGACACATGGAAGTTTTTGAAAAGCTCTTTTTTGATTATCGACCGGTTATTTATAAAGTGATGGGACGCTATTATTTGCGAGATTTTGATTACGATGATTGGTTACAAGAAGGGCGTATCAGTTTTTTTTATTCTTTATCTTGTTATGAAACGTGTCGTGGTGTTTCTTTTGGTACCTTTTTTAGAAACAACTTTGAAAATAAAATAAAAAGCGAGTTGCGAAAACAAGGTGCCTATAAAAGAAAGGGAATGGTAGAAGCCATCTCTTTAGAAGAAAAGATAGCAAAGGAAGGGGCAGACTTTTTAGTGGCCCATAATCAAAGTGTCGTTTTCGCCGAAGAACAACTATTATTAGAAGAGAAGCTGCGGGTGGCTTTTTGCTTATTATCAAGGTTGGAAGCGGATGTATTGCAGGCTTACTTAAAAGGAGAACAGGTGGAATATTATGCCTATCAACGTGCCATGAGTCAGCAAAAAATTGGGTGTGCCTTAGAACGGGCGCGCCGGAAAATCCGCAAGGAAATGAAAATGAGCTCTTGA
- a CDS encoding Veg family protein, translated as MINLKFSEKCDKMASEVNAMPTTLASIKKDLECRIGSEIMLVAQTGRKRQTERKGILTETYPSVFVVDLDPEENSFERVSYSYSDVLTRTVEIEFLGDAI; from the coding sequence ATGATAAACTTGAAATTTTCAGAAAAATGTGATAAGATGGCAAGCGAGGTGAACGCGATGCCAACAACTTTAGCTTCTATCAAAAAAGATTTAGAATGTCGCATTGGCAGTGAAATTATGCTGGTGGCTCAAACTGGTCGTAAACGTCAAACCGAACGCAAAGGGATTCTTACAGAAACATACCCTTCTGTCTTCGTAGTCGATTTAGATCCAGAAGAAAATTCTTTCGAACGAGTTTCCTACAGTTATTCCGATGTTTTAACTCGCACTGTCGAAATCGAATTTTTAGGTGATGCAATATAA
- the rlmB gene encoding 23S rRNA (guanosine(2251)-2'-O)-methyltransferase RlmB, producing the protein MANKRDDKLQRNQSRASYGTKDKNRRGKNFDDKGNFRHKKSANFKADKKLSDANNSQETEVNENFVFGHHAVVEALKAGRGNKLFLAEDARGDKIEGLKTLATEQAVPVKWVPKNKLDTMSDSGVHQGMVLAITPYEYLSLAELLETTTKENPFYLILDNLEDPHNFGSILRTADAAGVDGVIIPKHRAVGITPIVVKTSTGAVEHMPIARVTNLSQAVQQLKDAGFWIFGTAMEGTDYRKWNAKGKIGLIIGNEGKGMSAGLMKSVDELLTIPMVGHVQSLNASVASGLLMYQAFSQRAGE; encoded by the coding sequence ATGGCAAATAAGCGAGATGACAAGCTGCAAAGAAATCAAAGCCGCGCAAGTTATGGCACAAAAGATAAAAATAGACGTGGAAAAAACTTTGACGACAAAGGAAATTTCCGTCACAAAAAGTCAGCTAATTTTAAAGCAGATAAAAAACTCAGCGATGCAAACAACAGTCAAGAAACCGAGGTTAATGAAAATTTTGTCTTTGGTCATCATGCGGTAGTGGAAGCTTTAAAAGCTGGCCGCGGTAACAAATTATTTTTAGCAGAAGATGCTCGTGGGGATAAAATCGAAGGCTTAAAAACTTTGGCCACCGAACAAGCAGTCCCGGTTAAATGGGTGCCTAAAAATAAATTAGATACCATGAGTGACAGCGGGGTTCACCAAGGAATGGTGTTGGCGATTACACCTTATGAATATCTCTCCTTAGCTGAGTTGCTGGAAACAACAACGAAAGAAAATCCTTTTTATCTGATTTTGGATAATCTAGAAGATCCTCATAATTTTGGTTCGATTTTACGTACTGCCGACGCTGCCGGCGTTGATGGAGTCATTATTCCTAAACATCGCGCCGTGGGAATTACGCCGATTGTGGTGAAGACATCAACAGGAGCAGTAGAACATATGCCAATTGCCCGCGTGACCAATTTAAGTCAAGCTGTTCAGCAGTTAAAAGATGCTGGCTTTTGGATTTTTGGTACCGCCATGGAAGGCACAGATTATCGCAAGTGGAATGCCAAAGGGAAAATTGGTTTGATCATCGGCAATGAAGGCAAAGGGATGAGTGCCGGTTTGATGAAATCAGTGGATGAACTGCTGACCATTCCTATGGTCGGACACGTTCAAAGTTTAAATGCCAGCGTAGCCAGTGGCCTTTTGATGTATCAAGCCTTCAGCCAACGGGCAGGTGAATAG
- a CDS encoding PIN/TRAM domain-containing protein, whose translation MQRRIIILLMVVAGASLGASFLPMAWDTIGMTGNQWLNNPFTNILIGAIIFFLFALVLERYISAGLSYIEKKLSEISLTYLLFGAIGTIIGLMIGMIISIPLYNLNIPFVTSFLPFFVMILLGYFGFQVGVTRIDEWKKIFTPKSKKTEETQQQILERKAGDTFHRYKILDTSVIIDGRIYDIAKTGFLEGTLLIPNFVLYELQYIADSGDSLKRVRGRRGLDILNALQKEEDISVEMYDGDFEDIQEVDSKLIKLAKLLDGVVVTNDYNLNKVAEFQNVPVLNINALANAVKPVVIPGETMDVLLVKAGTERQQGVAYLDDGTMVVVEDGQHYMNERIKVVVTSALQTAAGRMIFAKPAHSGRGIDDVKPENADAAEVAANTNNNPTNNGNQNQNSQNGNQKNRNKGRKNA comes from the coding sequence ATGCAACGACGGATCATTATCTTATTAATGGTCGTAGCTGGCGCAAGCTTGGGAGCTTCATTTTTACCCATGGCGTGGGATACGATCGGAATGACCGGCAATCAGTGGCTAAACAATCCCTTTACCAACATTTTGATTGGCGCAATTATTTTCTTTTTATTCGCGTTGGTATTGGAGCGTTATATTTCTGCTGGCTTGTCTTATATTGAGAAAAAATTAAGTGAAATTAGTCTAACCTATCTGCTTTTTGGTGCGATTGGGACGATTATCGGCTTGATGATTGGGATGATTATTTCAATTCCTTTGTACAATTTGAACATTCCTTTTGTGACGAGTTTCTTGCCGTTTTTCGTGATGATTTTACTGGGCTATTTTGGTTTTCAAGTGGGGGTAACACGAATTGACGAGTGGAAGAAAATTTTCACACCGAAATCCAAGAAAACGGAAGAAACCCAACAACAAATTTTAGAACGTAAAGCAGGCGATACTTTTCATCGCTATAAGATTTTGGATACAAGTGTCATTATCGACGGTCGCATTTACGACATTGCCAAAACCGGCTTTTTAGAAGGGACACTTTTAATTCCTAATTTTGTTTTATACGAATTGCAATATATTGCCGACTCTGGTGATAGTCTAAAACGGGTGCGGGGACGCCGCGGCTTGGATATTTTGAATGCTTTACAAAAAGAAGAAGATATTTCAGTTGAGATGTATGATGGTGACTTTGAAGATATTCAAGAAGTTGACAGCAAACTGATTAAACTAGCTAAACTTTTGGATGGGGTCGTAGTCACAAATGATTACAACTTAAACAAAGTCGCTGAGTTTCAAAATGTTCCGGTTTTAAATATCAATGCGTTGGCTAATGCGGTTAAACCAGTCGTTATTCCTGGGGAAACAATGGATGTCTTGTTAGTTAAAGCCGGCACTGAGCGCCAACAAGGGGTTGCGTATTTAGATGACGGTACGATGGTTGTCGTAGAAGATGGCCAGCACTATATGAATGAACGAATCAAAGTCGTGGTAACCAGTGCCTTACAAACGGCCGCTGGTCGCATGATTTTTGCTAAACCGGCACATTCTGGTCGTGGTATTGATGACGTGAAGCCAGAAAATGCAGACGCGGCAGAAGTTGCAGCTAATACAAATAACAATCCGACAAATAATGGCAATCAAAATCAAAACAGTCAAAATGGCAATCAAAAAAATCGGAATAAAGGCCGCAAAAATGCTTAG
- a CDS encoding NYN domain-containing protein yields MKKQLLIVDGYNMIGAWPELVSLKKAEKLEDARETLLNLLSNYAKYEGLEIIVVFDAQFVPGITQRYTKYQLQVIFTEEGETADSYIERVAGELNNALTQVTVATSDLAEQWVVFSQGALRTSARELYKAVHKTNKLISEHQEDLKFSNFRRNSPWNDLQLSELQQKLQELSKKN; encoded by the coding sequence GTGAAAAAACAACTATTAATTGTCGATGGCTATAACATGATTGGTGCTTGGCCAGAATTGGTTTCACTAAAAAAAGCCGAGAAATTAGAAGACGCAAGAGAAACACTGCTGAATTTGTTGTCAAATTATGCCAAATATGAGGGCTTAGAAATCATTGTCGTTTTTGATGCCCAATTTGTACCCGGTATTACCCAACGCTATACGAAATATCAACTGCAAGTAATTTTCACTGAAGAAGGGGAAACAGCCGATAGTTATATTGAGCGGGTTGCCGGCGAGTTAAATAATGCCTTAACCCAAGTCACAGTAGCTACGAGTGATTTGGCTGAGCAGTGGGTGGTATTCTCCCAAGGTGCGTTACGGACTTCTGCTCGTGAGTTGTACAAAGCAGTCCACAAAACCAACAAATTGATTTCAGAACACCAAGAAGATTTGAAATTTAGTAATTTTCGCCGCAATTCGCCTTGGAATGATCTGCAACTTTCCGAGTTGCAACAAAAGTTACAAGAATTAAGCAAAAAGAATTAA
- the ispF gene encoding 2-C-methyl-D-erythritol 2,4-cyclodiphosphate synthase — translation MLRIGQGYDLHPLVKGRPLILGGIQITHPQKLGLAGVTDGDCLTHAIIDALLGATGLGDIGQMFPASDPTVKNAASTKLLTIVLQKAWSLGFTIHNIDCTILAEQPKLADSISQMRQVLCEICQLEENQLSIKATTMEQLGPVGRNEAIAALAVTLLENNSKEAIR, via the coding sequence ATGCTTAGAATTGGGCAAGGCTATGATTTACATCCCTTGGTGAAAGGACGGCCGTTAATTTTAGGTGGCATCCAAATCACCCACCCGCAAAAGCTCGGTTTAGCTGGGGTGACCGATGGGGATTGTTTGACCCATGCGATTATTGACGCACTTTTAGGAGCGACAGGTTTAGGCGATATCGGTCAGATGTTTCCTGCTAGTGATCCTACAGTAAAAAATGCCGCTTCCACCAAACTATTGACGATAGTTTTGCAAAAAGCGTGGTCGCTTGGCTTTACTATTCACAATATTGATTGTACAATTCTAGCTGAACAGCCGAAACTTGCGGACTCTATTTCCCAAATGCGGCAAGTGCTTTGTGAAATTTGTCAGTTAGAAGAAAATCAGCTTAGTATTAAAGCCACAACAATGGAACAATTAGGGCCTGTTGGTCGCAATGAAGCGATTGCGGCGCTGGCTGTTACCCTACTTGAAAATAACTCGAAGGAAGCGATTAGATGA
- a CDS encoding RNA polymerase sigma factor, whose product MKDKEIAAAITLRDEVAFNRLIKEYSKLLWAVGWSIIGKQGSAEDLEELVSDVFLRFWNQPEKYDEKKGSLKNYLALMTKSMALNRLKAQQKIVETDDAFLLETIPEKEQADDAIWRAFFQAIETLSEPTRTICFQRFFLEWKPAFISERLQLSVDEVNRRLYRGKKKIQIVMDKLLKEGAIND is encoded by the coding sequence TTGAAGGATAAAGAAATAGCTGCAGCTATTACACTTCGTGACGAAGTGGCCTTTAATCGACTGATCAAAGAATATTCGAAATTATTATGGGCGGTGGGTTGGTCGATTATCGGCAAACAAGGTTCAGCAGAAGATTTAGAAGAATTAGTGAGTGACGTCTTTTTACGTTTTTGGAATCAGCCAGAAAAATATGATGAAAAGAAAGGTTCGCTGAAAAATTATTTAGCATTAATGACAAAAAGCATGGCCTTGAATCGATTGAAAGCACAACAAAAAATAGTGGAGACCGATGATGCTTTTTTACTTGAGACAATCCCTGAAAAAGAGCAGGCAGACGATGCTATTTGGCGGGCTTTTTTTCAAGCGATTGAAACATTAAGCGAACCGACCCGAACCATTTGCTTTCAACGTTTCTTTTTAGAATGGAAGCCGGCATTTATCAGTGAAAGGTTACAGTTGAGTGTTGATGAGGTAAATCGGCGTTTATATCGCGGGAAAAAGAAAATTCAAATTGTAATGGACAAATTACTTAAAGAAGGTGCAATAAATGACTAA
- a CDS encoding Mini-ribonuclease 3, which translates to MRDYTQLNGLALAYVGDAIYEVYIRDYLVSTGQSRPNQLHKQATHYVSAKAQAFLMNEMLAAKILTEEEELFYRRGRNSKSHTSAKNADVTTYRIATGFEALMGYLHLLNKKERLEELIDWCIKKVGETNGK; encoded by the coding sequence ATGAGAGATTACACACAATTAAATGGTTTGGCACTAGCTTATGTGGGAGATGCGATTTACGAAGTTTATATTCGTGATTATTTAGTGTCTACAGGTCAAAGTCGTCCTAATCAATTACACAAACAAGCAACCCACTACGTTTCAGCCAAGGCGCAAGCTTTTTTAATGAACGAAATGTTAGCTGCCAAAATTTTAACAGAAGAGGAAGAATTGTTCTATCGCCGTGGTCGCAATAGTAAAAGTCATACCAGTGCCAAAAACGCCGATGTTACCACGTATCGCATCGCGACGGGCTTTGAAGCGTTGATGGGTTATCTTCATTTGCTAAATAAAAAAGAACGCTTAGAAGAGCTGATAGACTGGTGTATCAAGAAAGTAGGTGAAACAAATGGCAAATAA
- the mscL gene encoding large conductance mechanosensitive channel protein MscL, protein MIKEFKEFLMRGSVLDLAVGVVIGGAFTSIVNQVVEGLITPLIGLIVSLFTKKGDLDSAMNVLDVKINGVKFEFGNVVSAIITFIITGFVLFIIVKFANRAKDLRKKEEVEEEPEITAEDYLKDIRDLLEAQSGPATKKAREDLNNSEY, encoded by the coding sequence ATGATTAAAGAATTTAAAGAGTTTTTAATGCGGGGTAGCGTCTTAGACCTAGCCGTTGGGGTTGTTATCGGGGGTGCTTTTACGAGCATCGTCAATCAAGTGGTGGAAGGTTTGATCACACCTTTAATTGGACTTATCGTGTCATTGTTCACTAAAAAAGGCGATTTAGATTCCGCCATGAACGTTTTGGACGTTAAAATTAACGGTGTCAAATTTGAATTTGGCAATGTCGTAAGTGCTATTATCACCTTTATCATCACTGGTTTTGTACTATTCATCATCGTAAAATTCGCCAACCGCGCGAAAGATTTACGCAAAAAAGAAGAAGTCGAAGAAGAACCAGAAATTACAGCTGAAGACTACTTAAAAGATATTCGCGATTTGTTGGAAGCACAAAGTGGACCTGCCACAAAAAAAGCACGGGAAGATTTGAATAATTCAGAATACTAA
- the cysS gene encoding cysteine--tRNA ligase, which yields MIKIYNTMTREKEIFKPIEADKVRMYVCGPTVYNYIHIGNARSTIAFDTIRRYFEYRGFQVNYVSNFTDVDDKIIRAAKELGVTAPAVAERFIHAFEEDTNALNVKPATLHPRVMDHIVDIVDFISVLIEKGYAYEAGGDVYYRTRKFENYGKLSDQSIDELEVGASQRTGTEQNIKEDPLDFALWKSAKPAEISWDSPWGAGRPGWHIECSVMATKHLGDTIDIHGGGQDLEFPHHENEIAQSEAKTGHTFANYWMHNGYVTIGEDDEKMSKSLGNFVTVHDLIQKVEPQVLRFFMATTQYRRPIRYSEQTLKDAANNLQRLKTASENANFRLKAAQDTLADDDVKLAELQELEKRFVTEMDDDFNAANGITVVYELAKWLNTYAEQSDVSQVVLQAAIEKFQAWLAVFGIHFISNELLDEEIEKLIAKRIEARQNKDFARSDEIRDQLKEQGIILEDTAQGTRWRREA from the coding sequence ATGATAAAGATTTACAATACAATGACGCGGGAAAAAGAGATATTTAAACCAATTGAAGCAGATAAGGTTCGTATGTATGTCTGCGGGCCAACGGTTTACAATTATATTCATATCGGCAATGCTAGAAGTACGATTGCTTTTGACACAATTCGTCGTTACTTTGAATACCGCGGCTTTCAGGTGAATTATGTGTCTAATTTTACAGACGTTGATGATAAAATTATTCGCGCGGCGAAAGAACTTGGAGTAACAGCACCAGCAGTGGCGGAGCGTTTTATTCACGCTTTTGAAGAAGATACCAATGCTTTAAATGTTAAGCCGGCAACGCTACATCCGCGGGTAATGGATCATATTGTTGACATCGTTGATTTTATTAGCGTCTTAATAGAAAAAGGCTACGCCTACGAAGCAGGTGGCGATGTGTATTATCGCACCCGTAAATTTGAAAATTACGGCAAGTTAAGTGATCAATCAATTGATGAATTAGAAGTAGGGGCGAGCCAACGAACGGGCACCGAACAAAATATTAAAGAAGATCCATTAGATTTTGCTTTATGGAAAAGTGCGAAGCCAGCAGAGATTTCTTGGGATTCACCATGGGGAGCTGGACGTCCGGGCTGGCATATTGAATGCTCTGTCATGGCCACCAAACACTTGGGTGATACCATTGATATTCACGGTGGTGGCCAAGATTTGGAATTTCCGCACCATGAAAATGAGATTGCGCAAAGTGAAGCAAAAACAGGCCATACCTTTGCAAATTATTGGATGCATAACGGTTATGTGACAATTGGTGAAGATGATGAAAAAATGAGTAAGTCACTAGGGAATTTTGTAACTGTTCATGATTTGATTCAAAAAGTTGAGCCCCAAGTTTTGCGTTTCTTTATGGCGACAACGCAATACCGCCGCCCGATTCGCTACAGTGAGCAAACTTTAAAAGATGCCGCTAATAATTTGCAACGCCTAAAAACAGCAAGTGAAAATGCGAATTTCCGTCTTAAAGCAGCACAAGACACCTTAGCAGATGATGACGTGAAATTAGCGGAGTTACAAGAGTTGGAAAAGCGGTTTGTCACTGAGATGGATGATGACTTTAATGCTGCTAACGGTATCACAGTCGTTTATGAATTAGCAAAATGGCTAAACACCTATGCCGAGCAAAGTGACGTTTCACAAGTTGTTTTACAGGCTGCGATTGAAAAATTCCAAGCGTGGTTGGCAGTCTTTGGGATTCATTTTATCAGTAATGAATTATTAGACGAAGAAATCGAAAAATTGATTGCCAAACGAATTGAAGCGCGTCAAAATAAAGATTTTGCCCGCAGTGATGAAATTCGCGATCAATTAAAAGAACAAGGGATTATTCTAGAAGATACCGCGCAAGGTACCCGTTGGAGACGAGAAGCATGA
- the epsC gene encoding serine O-acetyltransferase EpsC — MGWGRRAIQAAKENDPAARHTLEIILTYPGIHALFWHRFEHFLYNHKLFLWARLSSQFQRFLTGIEIHPGAKIGQGVFIDHGMGVVIGETAEVGDDVVLFHGVTLGGTGKHGGKRHPTVKTGAMISANAQILGPVTIGQNAKIGAGAVVLKDIPDEATAVGVPAKVVRIAGKKVEI; from the coding sequence ATGGGGTGGGGGAGACGTGCGATTCAAGCGGCCAAGGAAAATGATCCGGCGGCCCGACACACATTGGAAATTATTTTGACATATCCTGGGATACATGCGCTGTTTTGGCATCGCTTTGAACATTTTTTGTACAATCACAAGCTGTTTTTATGGGCACGGCTAAGTTCTCAATTTCAGCGTTTTTTAACGGGGATTGAGATTCATCCAGGCGCTAAAATCGGTCAGGGTGTTTTCATTGATCATGGTATGGGCGTGGTGATTGGTGAAACAGCAGAAGTTGGCGATGATGTGGTATTGTTTCATGGTGTCACTTTAGGTGGTACAGGTAAACATGGTGGAAAAAGACACCCCACGGTAAAAACTGGCGCGATGATTTCCGCCAATGCTCAAATTTTAGGCCCGGTGACAATTGGTCAAAATGCAAAGATCGGTGCTGGTGCCGTCGTTTTAAAAGACATTCCAGATGAAGCAACAGCGGTCGGAGTCCCGGCCAAAGTTGTTCGAATTGCAGGAAAGAAGGTTGAAATATGA
- the gltX gene encoding glutamate--tRNA ligase, with protein sequence MTKIRVRYAPSPTGHLHIGNARTALFNYLFARHNGGDFIIRIEDTDTKRNIADGEKSQLDNLKWLGMNWDESPANPGEYGPYRQSERADIYQPLIDQLLASNRAYKCYCTPEELEEEREAQRARGEMPHYSGKCANLTPEEQAKKEAEGLKPVIRFRVPKNTEYQFHDMVKGEITFESDNVGGDFVIQKRDGMPTYNFAVAVDDHLMKITHVLRGDDHIANTPKQLMIYEAFGWKAPEFGHMTLIINSETGKKLSKRDESILQFIEQYRELGYLPEAMFNFIALLGWSPVGEDEIFSQDELIKMFDPNRLSKSPAAFDAKKLEWVNNHYIKAMDLDVLTDMCLPYLKKAERIAEDLSAEDMERVKKIVALYQPQMSYAAQIVELSELFFIEHPVLDDAAKEVLAGETVPQVLTAFKAKLEAMATVDAPSVKAAIKEVQKETGVKGKNLFMPIRVAVSGQTHGPELPDTVELLGRKKALAHLQQVL encoded by the coding sequence ATGACTAAAATCCGCGTGCGTTACGCACCAAGCCCAACTGGACACTTACACATTGGTAATGCCAGAACAGCGCTATTCAACTATTTATTTGCCCGCCATAATGGTGGAGACTTCATTATCCGCATTGAAGATACCGATACAAAGCGTAACATTGCAGACGGCGAAAAAAGCCAATTGGATAATTTAAAATGGTTGGGAATGAACTGGGATGAATCTCCAGCAAATCCGGGGGAATACGGCCCTTATCGTCAATCAGAAAGAGCCGATATTTACCAACCGCTAATTGATCAATTACTTGCTTCAAACCGGGCGTATAAATGTTACTGTACCCCTGAAGAATTAGAAGAAGAAAGAGAAGCGCAACGTGCTCGTGGCGAGATGCCTCACTACTCTGGTAAATGTGCAAACTTAACGCCAGAAGAACAAGCAAAAAAAGAAGCAGAAGGTTTAAAACCAGTTATTCGTTTCCGCGTACCAAAAAATACTGAATATCAATTTCACGATATGGTGAAAGGTGAAATCACTTTTGAATCGGATAATGTCGGCGGCGACTTTGTTATTCAAAAACGTGATGGCATGCCAACTTACAACTTTGCCGTTGCTGTGGATGATCATTTGATGAAAATCACCCACGTTTTACGGGGGGATGATCATATCGCCAACACACCAAAACAATTAATGATTTATGAAGCATTTGGCTGGAAAGCACCAGAATTTGGCCATATGACCTTAATTATTAATTCTGAAACTGGTAAAAAATTAAGCAAACGGGACGAATCGATTCTACAATTTATCGAACAATACCGTGAATTAGGCTACTTGCCAGAAGCTATGTTTAACTTTATTGCTTTATTAGGTTGGTCACCAGTAGGCGAAGATGAAATTTTTAGCCAAGACGAATTAATTAAAATGTTTGATCCAAATCGTTTGAGCAAATCGCCAGCAGCTTTTGATGCCAAAAAATTAGAATGGGTCAACAACCACTACATTAAAGCAATGGACTTAGACGTTTTAACAGATATGTGCCTACCTTACCTTAAAAAAGCTGAACGTATAGCAGAAGATTTATCTGCTGAAGACATGGAACGAGTGAAAAAAATCGTAGCCTTGTATCAACCACAAATGAGTTATGCTGCGCAAATCGTTGAATTGTCTGAATTGTTCTTTATAGAACACCCTGTTTTAGACGATGCTGCAAAAGAAGTTTTAGCAGGAGAAACAGTACCACAAGTACTGACAGCCTTTAAAGCAAAACTTGAAGCAATGGCTACTGTGGATGCACCAAGTGTCAAAGCAGCAATTAAAGAAGTACAAAAAGAAACTGGTGTAAAAGGTAAAAATCTATTTATGCCAATCCGAGTTGCTGTTTCTGGTCAAACACATGGTCCAGAATTACCAGATACTGTTGAACTTTTAGGTAGAAAAAAAGCGCTAGCACATTTACAACAAGTTTTATAA
- a CDS encoding GNAT family N-acetyltransferase, whose product MEYIVKSFAELTTKEFYQVAKERVAVFVVEQNCPYQEIDETDEVALHTYFVTEDGQIAAYTRIYEEAKAVHFGRVLVNKNFRGTGLGKKVVAKTLAVIKERFPGKKIVIGAQAYLQDFYASFGFKAISEIYLEDDIPHIDMQQEAL is encoded by the coding sequence ATGGAATATATTGTAAAGAGTTTTGCTGAATTAACGACCAAAGAGTTTTATCAAGTGGCAAAAGAGCGGGTCGCAGTTTTTGTCGTAGAGCAGAATTGTCCCTATCAAGAAATTGATGAAACCGATGAAGTGGCACTACACACGTACTTTGTCACAGAAGATGGACAAATTGCGGCGTATACCCGAATTTATGAAGAAGCAAAAGCGGTGCATTTTGGCCGGGTGCTCGTGAACAAAAATTTCCGTGGCACAGGCTTAGGAAAGAAAGTTGTTGCCAAGACGCTTGCTGTTATCAAAGAAAGATTTCCAGGTAAAAAAATTGTCATTGGCGCTCAAGCTTACCTGCAAGATTTTTATGCCAGCTTTGGTTTTAAAGCCATTTCTGAAATCTATTTAGAAGACGATATTCCCCATATCGATATGCAGCAAGAAGCACTTTAA